A single region of the Aeromicrobium chenweiae genome encodes:
- a CDS encoding SDR family oxidoreductase, with amino-acid sequence MTAVAVFGASGQTGRRVVERLLREGHDVLALSRQDVPARQRLRSARVDLSSASTDLLSSVLERADAVVFAAGGDPLRVDRDGAIRTIEAAERAGVGRYVLVTGMGVGRDRPPALYGGFWDTYFGAKEDSERRLRASPMQWTILQPGELLNSPGRGCVEIGPTGSFPIGAISRDDVAEVITTILSRDGAARGTWEILEGTEPIADAVLRALTAD; translated from the coding sequence ATGACTGCCGTTGCGGTGTTCGGGGCGTCCGGACAGACAGGTCGGCGCGTGGTCGAACGACTCCTCAGGGAGGGGCATGACGTTCTGGCTCTCAGCCGGCAGGACGTACCCGCGCGTCAGCGCCTGCGCAGCGCTCGAGTCGACCTGAGCTCGGCCTCGACGGACCTGCTCAGCAGCGTGCTCGAGCGAGCCGACGCGGTGGTCTTCGCTGCCGGCGGCGATCCTCTTCGCGTCGACCGGGACGGAGCGATCCGGACCATCGAAGCGGCGGAGCGTGCGGGGGTGGGCCGGTACGTGCTGGTCACGGGCATGGGCGTCGGCCGGGATCGTCCTCCCGCGCTGTACGGCGGATTCTGGGACACGTACTTCGGAGCCAAGGAGGACTCGGAGCGCCGCCTTCGCGCATCACCCATGCAGTGGACGATCCTGCAGCCCGGCGAGCTGCTCAACTCACCGGGACGGGGGTGCGTCGAGATCGGGCCCACCGGTTCCTTCCCGATCGGAGCGATATCGCGGGACGACGTGGCCGAGGTCATCACCACGATCCTCTCCCGCGACGGCGCTGCACGGGGCACGTGGGAGATCCTCGAAGGCACTGAACCGATCGCCGACGCCGTGTTGCGCGCCCTGACCGCTGACTAG
- a CDS encoding LacI family DNA-binding transcriptional regulator yields the protein MPVAQVRDVAARAGVSPATVSNALNHPSKVSPETLTRIQAAIDELGYVRNDAARQLRAGTNRAIGMIVLDVANPFFTDVARGVEDVLLDQQRPLILGNSAQQPSRETNYLDLFEQQRMDGVLITPVGDVLDRLRRLRDRGTSVVLVDRMTRVKEFSSVALDDKMGGRIAVQHLLDTGRRRIAFVGGPASLAQVKSRLSAARRAVEQHGGAELTFVETETMNAGAGRTAVEQLLALPRAQRPDAVFAANDLVALGALQALTLAGLSVPDDIAIIGYDDIDFAASAAIPLSSVRQPAHEMGSVAATTLLGVIADPGSSTVQHVTLKPQLVVRRSTGG from the coding sequence ATGCCCGTGGCCCAGGTGCGCGATGTCGCTGCTCGCGCCGGCGTCTCCCCCGCCACCGTGTCGAACGCCCTGAACCACCCGTCGAAGGTCTCCCCCGAGACCCTGACCCGCATCCAGGCCGCGATCGACGAGCTCGGCTACGTCCGCAACGACGCCGCTCGGCAGCTGCGCGCCGGGACGAACCGGGCGATCGGCATGATCGTGCTGGACGTCGCGAACCCGTTCTTCACCGACGTCGCCCGCGGCGTCGAGGACGTGCTGCTGGACCAGCAGCGTCCGCTGATCCTCGGCAACAGCGCTCAGCAGCCGTCGCGCGAGACCAACTACCTCGACCTGTTCGAGCAGCAGCGCATGGACGGGGTGCTCATCACGCCCGTGGGCGACGTCCTCGACCGGCTGCGTCGCCTGCGCGACCGGGGCACGAGCGTCGTGCTGGTCGACCGCATGACGCGGGTCAAGGAGTTCTCCTCCGTCGCGCTGGACGACAAGATGGGTGGGCGCATCGCGGTCCAGCACCTCCTCGACACCGGGCGGCGCCGCATCGCCTTCGTCGGCGGGCCGGCCAGCCTGGCCCAGGTCAAGAGCCGGCTGTCGGCCGCACGTCGGGCGGTCGAGCAGCACGGCGGTGCCGAGCTGACCTTCGTCGAGACCGAGACCATGAACGCCGGAGCCGGACGCACGGCGGTCGAGCAGCTCCTCGCCCTGCCGCGGGCACAGCGTCCCGACGCCGTCTTCGCCGCGAACGACCTGGTCGCCCTCGGTGCGCTCCAGGCGCTGACGCTGGCCGGTCTCAGCGTGCCGGACGACATCGCGATCATCGGCTACGACGACATCGACTTCGCCGCGTCAGCCGCGATCCCGCTGTCGTCCGTGCGCCAGCCCGCGCACGAGATGGGTTCCGTCGCCGCCACCACGCTGCTCGGCGTCATCGCCGACCCCGGCAGCTCCACGGTGCAGCACGTGACGCTCAAGCCCCAGCTCGTCGTCCGCCGGTCGACCGGCGGATAG
- a CDS encoding family 78 glycoside hydrolase catalytic domain: MESIMRTSSPTRRLVSVLTSGLLAAGLLVTTTPAAQAEEGAQISVGRLQANARSTPMGIGTSDPVLGWQSSSTGRGVVQSAYAIRVGTTEGGGDAWSTGKVESSEQADVRYAGDELASQTRYYWQVKVWDSEGHESEWSAPSWFETGIADADEWKGDWVGEAGQAIDSWKDYTTELDFTLDNLAFGVYLRAKDTNNGYMWQISTSDGTTVPKLRPHKKVGGGYSVLDSVPITTLTAQQLRTGKHKLTFKVDGDQITTLLDGEQIDQRRDSTFTQGFVGFRTDQAANEQGTVHRVTVTSATGDRLLDTDFSDGANPFGAGTIKDGALKIGGGTDTLHVPVLPKPLLRREFAAQTGKTIERARLYASARGVYEVQLNGEKVGDEHLAPGDTDYNIRIQSQTYDVTDQVNNGANGIGVTLGDGWYAGHNANLTPGFYGTDLAFLGQLRIDYTDGSSQIVKTDDTWTTHTGPYVAADNLKGESYDARREQPGYDQPGFDDSGWSPAAVLASTTSKIVPQLDQPVRTVAELPAKSRSHSGGDTYVYDLGQNMVGVARVRIQGVAGQTVTLRHGEVVNPDGTLYTANLKTATATDHYTFKTTGTVVYEPSFTFHGFRYVEVSGATTAPGLDDVTGQVFASDLPATGTFTSSNSMLNQLQSNITWGQRGNFLSIPTDTPARDERLGWSGDINVFAPTASYLSDTRPFLRKWMQDLRDTQRADGSTPGAAPTFPTQGVGSGTGWEDAMITVPYAVWTARGDKDILRENYPAMKKFFSYVRKAADGKLVTASREQYGDWLNLNDGTSQSVLSTAYYAEDARMLSEIAAALGEDGDAAELAELSDDIRRAFADQLVAADGTVSSNSQTAYAMALGLNLVTDPAQREKVGEKFVAKLKSKGNHLSTGFLGTPLLLPALSSIGRDDLAYTVLLNEDFPSWGYQIAKGATTMWERWDAILPDGSFNDPNMTSFNHYAYGAVGNWMYQNIAGISPLEPGYKTSRIAPVVGGGLTSGHGELDSVYGTISSTWKAEGDDLSVDIQVPVNTTSRVSIPAGNLLAVTEGSSLLTDADGISDVSFKDGVATFTAGSGSYRFAVSAERARLGDILAEIEKTDRHASDLQADGDLAAADRAQVGDRLAAAADRVKAASAADGAGDRQKVAQQLAAGLQQIRELKATLAQSSSVDGPVKGDLNDRLEAIESLFAKGVAASLGVTVVIPPVAAAGRPGRTVSGTVEVANNGGTRIAGLRAEVAVRGWKQQPDAVTHPSLDAGEDVQLPFTVTVPKRQKPGAYDASVSLTFDTAYGTFVLTDTTPWISIDSGVEITDVTSQSPADGSEERVAVRATVRNNGDVPVSGQVAVTLPEGWTPPPTSDIVTIPAGASREVTVPVNVGLGVVGGDVPLTVAMVDQGVTLASADSKLNIALPAPPTQEILDYVDFGDAPSETDHAVQAHERSGRNSEAGLTRRYADRNYPGSYYSAEYRVTPGQPFLLRNRETFDGAKTKKYNIYVDDTLVTTYELPRAEEGIGTKTYQVLVDDPAVLANDGTVRIKYEFPADASGFYDPSIADSWVLPVPADTLAPLVSASVSSSAAPGDNGWLRGDASVAVTAVDNRAGALVVQTGESAGWQDYAGPVAVTGDGKHEVSYRAKDAAGNSTGEKKVAVWIDGTAPTTQLAVTRGSGVAGSDSATIKLTAADGLSGVAATTYRVDGGDWKVLGDEAPVVKGYGAHTVEYFTTDVAGNSEALHSTVIDLADVDTIQAIVAPQVTGTAVFGATLKATTGSWNTKGLGLKVQWLRDGKTVTGRTGTTYKLGSGDVGRRISVKVTASKSGKASVSATSNRTNKVAKATATTSVSYSKSTVKKGQKVKLSIKVTSPTTTPRGTVRVYQNGKRVKSVKLSSAGKASYSLKMTKKGLRKVKVTYVGSSTVRSDSSPTKKIRVK; the protein is encoded by the coding sequence ATGGAATCCATCATGCGCACCAGCTCGCCCACCCGCCGCCTCGTCTCGGTGCTCACGTCCGGCCTGCTGGCGGCCGGTCTGCTCGTGACCACGACGCCCGCCGCTCAGGCGGAGGAGGGCGCGCAGATCTCCGTGGGGCGGCTCCAGGCGAATGCCCGGTCGACCCCGATGGGCATCGGCACCAGCGATCCGGTCCTGGGCTGGCAGTCCAGCTCGACCGGCCGCGGCGTCGTCCAGAGCGCGTACGCGATCAGGGTCGGCACCACCGAGGGCGGGGGCGACGCCTGGTCGACCGGCAAGGTCGAGTCGTCCGAGCAGGCCGACGTGCGGTACGCGGGTGACGAGCTCGCGTCCCAGACCCGCTACTACTGGCAGGTCAAGGTCTGGGACAGCGAGGGGCACGAGAGCGAGTGGAGCGCCCCGAGCTGGTTCGAGACCGGTATTGCGGACGCCGACGAGTGGAAGGGCGACTGGGTCGGCGAGGCCGGACAGGCCATCGACTCGTGGAAGGACTACACCACCGAGCTCGACTTCACCCTCGACAACCTGGCGTTCGGCGTCTACCTGCGCGCCAAGGACACCAACAACGGCTACATGTGGCAGATCAGCACCTCCGACGGCACCACGGTGCCCAAGCTGCGTCCTCACAAGAAGGTCGGTGGTGGCTACTCCGTGCTCGACAGTGTGCCGATCACGACGTTGACGGCCCAGCAGCTCAGGACCGGCAAGCACAAGCTGACGTTCAAGGTGGACGGCGACCAGATCACCACACTGCTCGACGGTGAGCAGATCGATCAGCGGAGGGACTCCACCTTCACGCAGGGATTCGTGGGCTTCCGGACCGACCAGGCTGCCAACGAGCAGGGCACCGTCCATCGCGTCACCGTGACCTCGGCAACCGGTGACCGCCTGCTCGACACCGACTTCTCCGATGGCGCCAACCCCTTCGGTGCCGGGACGATCAAGGACGGGGCGCTGAAGATCGGCGGCGGTACCGACACGCTGCACGTCCCCGTGCTCCCCAAGCCCCTCCTGCGGAGGGAGTTCGCCGCGCAGACCGGCAAGACCATCGAGCGCGCCCGCTTGTACGCATCCGCGCGGGGCGTCTACGAGGTGCAGCTGAACGGCGAAAAGGTGGGTGACGAGCACCTGGCACCGGGCGACACCGACTACAACATCCGGATCCAGTCGCAGACGTACGACGTCACTGATCAGGTCAACAACGGTGCCAACGGGATCGGCGTGACGCTGGGTGACGGCTGGTACGCGGGGCACAACGCCAATCTCACGCCCGGCTTCTACGGCACCGATCTCGCCTTCCTCGGACAGCTGCGCATCGACTACACCGACGGCTCCTCGCAGATCGTCAAGACCGACGACACGTGGACCACGCACACCGGGCCGTACGTCGCGGCCGACAACCTCAAGGGCGAGTCCTACGACGCCCGCCGCGAGCAGCCGGGCTACGACCAGCCGGGCTTCGACGACTCAGGCTGGAGCCCAGCGGCCGTCCTGGCCTCGACGACCAGCAAGATCGTCCCCCAGCTCGACCAGCCGGTACGCACGGTCGCCGAGCTCCCCGCCAAGTCCCGAAGCCACTCCGGCGGCGACACGTATGTCTACGACCTCGGCCAGAACATGGTCGGCGTCGCCCGGGTCCGCATCCAGGGTGTGGCCGGACAGACCGTCACGCTGCGCCACGGTGAGGTGGTGAACCCCGACGGCACCCTGTACACCGCGAACCTGAAGACGGCCACGGCCACCGACCACTACACGTTCAAGACCACCGGGACGGTCGTCTACGAACCGAGCTTCACGTTCCACGGATTCCGTTACGTGGAGGTCTCGGGAGCCACGACGGCACCGGGCCTGGACGACGTGACCGGCCAGGTCTTCGCCTCCGACCTGCCGGCCACCGGGACGTTCACATCGTCCAACTCGATGCTGAACCAGCTGCAGAGCAACATCACGTGGGGACAGCGGGGCAACTTCCTGTCCATCCCCACTGACACGCCCGCGCGCGACGAGCGACTCGGTTGGAGCGGTGACATCAACGTCTTCGCCCCGACTGCGAGCTATCTCAGCGACACCCGTCCGTTCCTGCGCAAGTGGATGCAGGACCTGCGCGACACCCAGCGCGCCGACGGCAGCACGCCCGGTGCTGCTCCGACGTTCCCGACCCAGGGCGTCGGCAGCGGGACCGGCTGGGAGGACGCGATGATCACCGTGCCGTACGCGGTGTGGACCGCCCGAGGTGACAAGGACATCCTCCGCGAGAACTACCCGGCCATGAAGAAGTTCTTCAGCTACGTGCGGAAGGCGGCGGACGGCAAACTGGTCACCGCGTCCCGCGAGCAGTACGGCGACTGGCTGAACCTCAACGACGGGACGTCGCAGTCGGTGCTCAGCACCGCCTACTACGCCGAGGACGCCCGGATGCTCTCGGAGATCGCCGCTGCCCTCGGAGAGGACGGGGACGCAGCGGAGCTCGCGGAACTGTCGGACGACATTCGCCGGGCCTTCGCCGATCAGCTGGTCGCTGCGGACGGCACCGTGTCCAGCAACAGCCAGACGGCCTACGCGATGGCGCTGGGACTGAACCTGGTCACCGACCCCGCCCAGCGCGAGAAGGTGGGGGAGAAGTTCGTGGCCAAGCTCAAGAGCAAGGGAAACCACCTCTCGACCGGCTTCCTGGGCACGCCCCTCCTGCTGCCGGCGCTGTCGAGCATCGGCCGTGACGACCTGGCCTACACCGTGCTGCTCAACGAGGACTTCCCGTCCTGGGGGTACCAGATCGCCAAGGGGGCGACCACGATGTGGGAGCGCTGGGACGCGATCTTGCCCGACGGCAGCTTCAACGACCCGAACATGACGTCGTTCAACCACTACGCCTACGGCGCTGTCGGCAACTGGATGTACCAGAACATCGCCGGCATCTCGCCGCTCGAGCCGGGCTACAAGACGTCGCGGATCGCGCCGGTCGTGGGCGGCGGGCTGACCAGCGGTCATGGTGAGCTGGACTCGGTCTACGGCACGATCTCGTCGACCTGGAAGGCCGAGGGCGACGACCTCTCGGTCGACATCCAGGTTCCGGTCAACACGACGTCGCGGGTCAGCATCCCGGCCGGCAACCTCCTCGCTGTGACTGAGGGCAGCTCCCTGCTGACCGACGCAGACGGCATCAGCGACGTCTCGTTCAAGGACGGCGTGGCCACGTTCACGGCCGGGTCGGGGTCGTACCGCTTCGCCGTCAGCGCCGAGCGCGCCCGTCTGGGCGACATCCTCGCCGAGATCGAGAAGACCGACCGTCATGCGAGCGACCTGCAGGCCGACGGCGACCTCGCAGCAGCAGACCGGGCGCAGGTGGGCGACCGGCTGGCGGCGGCTGCGGACCGCGTGAAGGCAGCTTCGGCTGCCGACGGTGCTGGTGACCGGCAGAAGGTCGCTCAGCAGCTGGCCGCAGGTCTCCAGCAGATCCGCGAGCTCAAGGCCACGCTCGCCCAGTCGTCGTCTGTCGACGGTCCTGTGAAGGGGGATCTGAACGACCGTCTCGAAGCCATCGAGTCGCTGTTCGCAAAGGGCGTGGCAGCCAGCCTCGGCGTCACGGTCGTCATCCCGCCGGTCGCCGCGGCCGGTCGCCCGGGTCGCACCGTCTCCGGGACCGTCGAGGTCGCCAACAACGGAGGAACTCGCATCGCCGGCCTCCGAGCGGAGGTCGCCGTGCGCGGTTGGAAGCAGCAGCCCGACGCAGTCACGCACCCCTCGCTCGACGCCGGCGAGGACGTGCAGCTGCCGTTCACGGTCACCGTGCCGAAGCGGCAGAAGCCGGGCGCGTATGACGCGTCGGTGTCGTTGACGTTCGACACTGCGTACGGAACGTTCGTGCTCACCGACACCACCCCCTGGATCTCGATCGACTCCGGCGTCGAGATCACCGACGTGACGTCGCAGAGTCCCGCGGACGGTTCAGAGGAGCGCGTGGCGGTCCGGGCCACCGTCCGGAACAACGGTGACGTGCCCGTCTCCGGCCAGGTCGCAGTGACCCTGCCCGAGGGCTGGACGCCGCCGCCCACCTCGGACATCGTGACGATCCCCGCCGGTGCGAGCCGAGAGGTGACCGTCCCGGTCAACGTGGGTCTCGGCGTCGTCGGCGGCGACGTGCCGCTGACCGTCGCCATGGTCGACCAGGGAGTGACGCTGGCCTCAGCGGACTCGAAGCTGAACATCGCATTGCCCGCTCCGCCGACCCAGGAGATCTTGGACTACGTCGACTTTGGCGATGCGCCTTCCGAGACGGACCACGCGGTGCAGGCGCACGAGCGCAGCGGACGCAACAGCGAGGCCGGTCTCACCCGCAGGTATGCCGATCGCAACTACCCAGGGTCGTACTACTCGGCGGAGTACCGGGTCACTCCCGGGCAGCCGTTCCTGCTGCGAAACCGTGAGACCTTCGACGGCGCCAAGACGAAGAAGTACAACATCTACGTCGACGACACCCTCGTGACGACGTACGAGCTCCCACGAGCCGAGGAGGGAATCGGCACCAAGACCTACCAGGTGCTGGTGGATGATCCGGCGGTGCTGGCCAATGACGGGACGGTGCGGATCAAGTACGAGTTCCCGGCGGATGCGAGTGGTTTCTATGATCCGTCGATCGCTGACAGCTGGGTGCTTCCGGTGCCTGCTGACACGCTTGCGCCGTTGGTGTCGGCGTCGGTCAGCAGCAGCGCTGCGCCTGGTGACAACGGGTGGCTCCGTGGTGACGCGTCGGTCGCGGTGACCGCGGTGGACAACCGGGCTGGAGCGCTGGTGGTCCAGACGGGGGAGTCCGCGGGTTGGCAGGACTATGCGGGACCGGTGGCGGTGACTGGTGACGGCAAGCACGAGGTGTCGTACCGGGCCAAGGACGCCGCCGGGAACTCCACGGGCGAGAAGAAGGTGGCGGTGTGGATCGATGGCACCGCGCCGACGACGCAGCTGGCGGTGACGCGTGGGTCCGGTGTTGCGGGGTCGGACTCCGCGACGATCAAGCTGACTGCGGCCGATGGTCTCAGTGGTGTGGCTGCCACGACGTACCGGGTCGATGGTGGGGACTGGAAGGTCCTGGGCGATGAGGCGCCGGTGGTCAAGGGTTACGGGGCCCACACGGTGGAGTACTTCACGACCGATGTGGCCGGCAACTCCGAGGCGCTGCACTCCACGGTCATCGACCTGGCGGACGTGGACACGATCCAGGCGATCGTGGCACCGCAGGTCACCGGCACGGCTGTGTTCGGGGCAACGTTGAAGGCGACGACGGGTTCGTGGAACACCAAGGGCCTGGGTCTGAAGGTGCAGTGGTTGCGTGACGGCAAGACCGTGACGGGTCGCACCGGGACGACGTACAAGCTGGGCTCGGGTGACGTGGGTCGCCGGATCTCGGTGAAGGTCACGGCCAGCAAGTCGGGCAAGGCGTCGGTGTCGGCGACGTCGAACCGGACGAACAAGGTCGCCAAGGCCACGGCGACCACGTCGGTCAGCTATTCGAAGTCCACGGTCAAGAAGGGACAGAAGGTCAAGCTGTCGATCAAGGTCACCTCGCCGACCACGACGCCGCGCGGCACCGTGCGGGTGTATCAGAACGGCAAGCGGGTCAAGAGCGTGAAGCTCTCGTCGGCGGGCAAGGCGTCGTACTCGCTGAAGATGACCAAGAAGGGCCTGCGCAAGGTCAAGGTCACCTACGTCGGATCCTCGACCGTCCGCAGCGACAGCTCACCCACCAAGAAGATCCGGGTGAAGTGA
- a CDS encoding mannitol dehydrogenase family protein, translated as MKLSDESLADLPPEVARPTYDRTAVAAGIVHVGVGGFHRSHQAVYIDRLLATGVTDWGICGVGLLPHDREMQQALDAQDHLYTVVERHPDGSAEARVVGSIVDYLFAPDDTEAVIEKMASETTRIVSLTITEGGYNLLGGDGDFDADNAAVTADLEPGATPATVFGIVVEALDRRRRRGLDPFTVVSCDNIEANGSVARRAFQGYAALRDDVLADWIEQNVAFPHSMVDRITPVTTDADRAFLADRFGIDDAHPVTCEPYLQWVISDEFSAGRPALEDVGVSVVEDVRPYELMKLRLLNASHQVMGYLGSLAGLTHVHDAAHDEDFSRLIEGYMEHEGEPTLQPVPDVDFAEYRASLMERFGNASIADTLARQCVDGSERLPKFLLPVVRAQLASGGDIHRATLALAGWARYAEGVDDDGRPLELVDVRSEQIAAAAEKQGSDPTAMLSLPMFEGVRDDDRFVTAYVEALQGLHDRGARAMVADLSGA; from the coding sequence ATGAAGCTCAGCGACGAGTCGTTGGCCGACCTGCCGCCCGAGGTGGCGAGACCGACGTACGACCGGACGGCCGTCGCGGCGGGGATCGTCCACGTCGGCGTCGGCGGTTTCCACCGCTCCCACCAGGCGGTCTACATCGACCGGTTGCTCGCGACAGGGGTCACCGACTGGGGCATCTGCGGGGTGGGGCTGCTGCCGCACGATCGGGAGATGCAGCAGGCGCTCGACGCGCAGGACCACCTCTACACCGTGGTGGAACGGCACCCCGACGGCAGCGCGGAGGCGCGCGTCGTCGGTTCGATCGTCGATTATCTCTTCGCCCCGGACGACACCGAGGCGGTCATCGAGAAGATGGCCTCCGAGACCACGCGCATCGTGTCGCTGACGATCACCGAGGGCGGCTACAACCTGCTCGGCGGGGACGGCGACTTCGACGCCGACAACGCTGCGGTCACGGCCGATCTCGAGCCGGGTGCCACGCCCGCCACGGTCTTCGGCATCGTCGTCGAGGCGCTGGACCGCCGTCGTCGACGGGGTCTGGACCCGTTCACCGTCGTCTCCTGCGACAACATCGAGGCCAACGGATCAGTCGCCCGGCGGGCGTTCCAGGGATACGCGGCGCTGCGCGACGACGTCCTCGCCGACTGGATCGAGCAGAACGTCGCGTTCCCGCACAGCATGGTCGACCGCATCACCCCCGTGACGACCGACGCGGACCGCGCGTTCCTCGCCGACCGGTTCGGCATCGACGACGCGCACCCGGTGACCTGCGAGCCGTACCTGCAGTGGGTGATCAGCGACGAGTTCAGCGCTGGCCGGCCGGCGCTCGAGGACGTCGGGGTGAGCGTGGTCGAGGACGTCCGGCCCTACGAGCTCATGAAGCTGCGGCTGCTGAACGCGAGCCACCAGGTCATGGGCTACCTCGGCTCGCTGGCCGGGCTGACCCACGTCCACGACGCCGCCCATGACGAGGACTTCTCCCGGCTGATCGAGGGCTACATGGAGCACGAGGGCGAGCCCACCCTGCAGCCCGTGCCCGACGTCGACTTCGCCGAGTACCGGGCGTCGCTCATGGAGCGGTTCGGCAACGCGTCCATCGCGGACACCCTGGCCCGGCAGTGCGTCGACGGGTCGGAGCGCCTGCCGAAGTTCCTGCTTCCTGTCGTGCGGGCGCAGCTCGCCTCCGGCGGCGACATCCACCGGGCGACCCTGGCCCTCGCCGGCTGGGCACGGTACGCCGAGGGCGTCGACGACGACGGCCGTCCCCTCGAGCTCGTCGACGTCCGCAGCGAGCAGATCGCCGCCGCGGCCGAGAAGCAGGGGAGCGACCCGACCGCGATGCTGTCCCTGCCGATGTTCGAGGGCGTGCGGGACGACGACCGCTTCGTCACCGCCTACGTCGAGGCACTGCAGGGCCTGCACGACCGCGGGGCCCGCGCCATGGTCGCCGACCTCTCGGGCGCCTGA
- a CDS encoding sugar ABC transporter ATP-binding protein: protein MNTSGPVALQLEQVRKSFGPVVALRSGSLTVHSGSIHALVGENGAGKSTLVKIIAGLYQRDGGEFLLHGKSVDFSSTAASKDAGIAVIYQEPTLFPDLSVTENLFMGRQPLGAGRRIDRKAMHAEARSLFKRLGVNLDPRRLAEGLSIADQQIIEIAKAISLDASVLIMDEPTAALSGVEVDRLFAVARSLRDEGRALVFISHRFEEVFALCDMVTVMRDGEYISTDPIAETTSAQIVAKMVGREVSDLFPKTPASIGAPVLQVSNLERAGVFHDVSFEVRSGEIVALAGLVGAGRSEIARAVFGVDPYDSGTVVLGGTKVPARNPRAAIRLGMGFVPEDRRQQGLVVDASVAHNVAAVIRGKLAKLGLITRAAENRAAGPWSGRLEVKTNALSMNAATMSGGNQQKVVIAKWLATDPKLLIIDEPTRGIDVGTKSEVHRLISELAGQGMAILMISSELPEVLGMADRVLVVNEGRITADIDRADATPESVMTAATNAGASA, encoded by the coding sequence ATGAACACGAGCGGTCCTGTCGCTCTGCAGCTCGAGCAGGTGCGCAAGTCCTTCGGGCCTGTCGTGGCACTGCGCTCGGGCAGCCTGACGGTCCACTCCGGCTCGATCCATGCCCTCGTGGGCGAGAACGGTGCCGGCAAGTCGACCCTGGTCAAGATCATCGCGGGTCTCTACCAGCGCGACGGGGGAGAGTTCCTCCTGCACGGCAAGAGCGTCGACTTCTCGTCGACCGCCGCGTCGAAGGACGCCGGCATCGCCGTGATCTACCAGGAGCCCACGCTGTTCCCGGACCTCTCGGTGACCGAGAACCTCTTCATGGGCCGCCAGCCGCTGGGCGCCGGCCGCCGTATCGACCGCAAGGCGATGCACGCCGAGGCGCGCAGCCTGTTCAAGCGCCTCGGCGTCAACCTCGACCCCCGCCGTCTCGCGGAGGGCCTGTCCATCGCCGACCAGCAGATCATCGAGATCGCCAAGGCCATCTCCCTGGACGCCAGCGTCCTGATCATGGACGAGCCGACGGCCGCGCTCAGCGGCGTCGAGGTCGATCGTCTCTTCGCGGTCGCCCGGAGCCTGCGCGACGAGGGCCGTGCCCTGGTGTTCATCTCCCACCGCTTCGAGGAGGTCTTCGCGCTGTGCGACATGGTCACGGTCATGCGGGACGGCGAGTACATCTCGACCGATCCGATCGCCGAGACGACCAGTGCGCAGATCGTCGCCAAGATGGTCGGCCGTGAGGTCAGCGACCTGTTCCCCAAGACCCCCGCCTCGATCGGCGCCCCGGTGCTGCAGGTCAGCAACCTCGAGCGTGCCGGCGTGTTCCACGACGTCAGCTTCGAGGTCCGCTCCGGCGAGATCGTCGCGCTGGCCGGTCTGGTCGGCGCGGGACGCAGCGAGATCGCCCGCGCGGTCTTCGGCGTCGACCCGTACGACTCCGGCACGGTCGTGCTCGGCGGGACGAAGGTGCCGGCCCGCAACCCGCGCGCCGCGATCCGCCTCGGCATGGGCTTCGTCCCCGAGGACCGACGCCAGCAGGGCCTCGTGGTCGACGCGTCCGTGGCGCACAACGTCGCCGCCGTCATCCGCGGCAAGCTCGCCAAGCTCGGGCTGATCACGCGCGCCGCCGAGAACCGGGCCGCCGGACCGTGGTCGGGACGGCTCGAGGTCAAGACCAACGCACTGAGCATGAACGCCGCGACGATGAGCGGTGGCAACCAGCAGAAGGTCGTCATCGCCAAGTGGCTCGCGACCGACCCCAAGCTGCTGATCATCGACGAGCCGACCCGCGGCATCGACGTCGGCACCAAGTCCGAGGTCCACCGCCTGATCTCCGAGCTCGCCGGCCAGGGCATGGCGATCCTCATGATCTCCTCCGAGCTGCCCGAGGTGCTGGGCATGGCCGACCGCGTCCTCGTCGTGAACGAGGGCCGCATCACCGCCGACATCGACCGCGCTGACGCGACGCCCGAGAGCGTCATGACCGCCGCCACGAACGCTGGAGCCTCCGCATGA